Proteins encoded together in one Temnothorax longispinosus isolate EJ_2023e chromosome 5, Tlon_JGU_v1, whole genome shotgun sequence window:
- the LOC139813682 gene encoding trypsin-1-like yields the protein MFSKAIVSFALLAVAIAASPRPRIGLQMPILPHFSPQVVGGEEAPEGAYPYIVSLHAYSQHFCAGSILNERWIITAAHCVQAVSSANYISVKAGKHHILRNEPNEQTVKVLQGFVHEKYGGGVGPYDIGLLKLASPLKLTNRVQAIELASPESDPSGEAWLAGWGSTSKGYFPKMPEILQHVQKEYVDRDVCHESVVRLTGSSPVHETNVCTGPLYDEISACSGDSGGPLVSYNEQKPVLTGIVSWGIIPCGTPGAPSVYTRVSKFNDWIAQKISSY from the exons ATGTTTTCCAAAGCAATCGTATCCTTTGCTCTCCTAGCAGTGGCGATCGCCG cGAGCCCAAGGCCCCGAATCGGTCTTCAGATGCCGATCTTGCCGCATTTTTCACCTCAGGTGGTCGGAGGTGAAGAGGCACCGGAAGGTGCTTACCCGTACATAGTTTCCCTTCACGCATACTCCCAGCACTTCTGCGCCGGATCCATTTTGAACGAACGCTGGATCATAACTGCAGCGCACTGCGTTCAAGCAGTTTCTTCTGCAAATTATATTAGCGTCAAGGCTGGAAAGCACCATATTCTACGTAATGAGCCCAACGAACAGACGGTCAAAGTTTTGCAAGGTTTTGTACATGAAAAATATGGGGG TGGTGTTGGCCCATATGACATTGGTCTGCTTAAGCTTGCGTCCCCATTGAAGTTGACGAACCGAGTACAAGCCATCGAGTTGGCATCACCAGAAAGTGACCCATCGGGAGAGGCATGGCTTGCTGGATGGGGCTCCACCTCGAAAGGCTATTTCCCGAAAATGCCAGAAATACTTCAGCACGTTCAGAAGGAGTACGTCGATCGCGATGTTTGTCACGAATCCGTCGTGCGCTTGACTGGATCTTCTCCCGTTCATGAAACCAATGTCTGCACTGGGCCATTGTACGATGAAATCTCCGCATGCAGT GGTGATTCCGGTGGTCCTCTAGTCTCGTACAATGAACAAAAGCCGGTGCTCACTGGAATAGTATCTTGGGGTATTATTCCATGCGGTACTCCAGGCGCGCCATCCGTGTACACAAGAGTGTCTAAATTCAATGATTGGATTGCGCAGAAAATTAGTAGTTATTAA